One window of Desulfarculus baarsii DSM 2075 genomic DNA carries:
- a CDS encoding response regulator transcription factor, with translation MQALVAQALVSRFLPDILQSIHDPMSVIDRRHRVVWTNIADDSDWVRRNGRPEGKLCHHAFQERAEPCPDCPLRVVFEQGRRNVSDKWSMAHGGRRCNAVYAYPIFDEAGRVEYVLKIGFDVTDDRVSRRRLERYVEGLERSLRGRPALAAPPAEAEESGLSGREMEVLRLVASGMTNNEIARALCISPHTVKTHVGNIFNKLGVNDRAMAAVTAARMGLH, from the coding sequence ATGCAAGCCCTCGTCGCCCAAGCCCTGGTCAGCCGGTTTCTGCCGGATATCCTGCAAAGCATCCACGACCCCATGAGCGTCATCGACCGCCGACACCGCGTGGTTTGGACCAACATCGCCGACGATTCTGACTGGGTGCGCCGAAACGGCCGGCCCGAGGGCAAGTTGTGTCACCACGCCTTCCAGGAGCGCGCCGAGCCCTGCCCGGACTGCCCCTTGCGGGTGGTTTTTGAACAGGGCCGCCGCAACGTGAGCGACAAATGGTCGATGGCCCACGGTGGCCGGCGCTGCAATGCGGTCTACGCCTATCCCATCTTCGACGAGGCCGGCCGGGTGGAGTACGTGCTCAAGATCGGTTTTGACGTGACCGATGATCGGGTCAGTCGCCGCCGCCTGGAGCGCTATGTCGAGGGCCTGGAGCGCAGCCTGCGCGGCCGCCCGGCCTTGGCCGCCCCGCCGGCCGAGGCCGAGGAGAGCGGCTTGTCGGGCCGCGAGATGGAGGTGCTGCGCCTGGTGGCCTCGGGCATGACCAACAACGAAATCGCCAGGGCCCTGTGCATCAGCCCGCACACGGTCAAGACCCACGTGGGCAACATTTTCAACAAACTCGGCGTCAACGACCGGGCCATGGCCGCCGTCACGGCCGCGCGCATGGGGCTCCACTGA
- a CDS encoding FtsZ/tubulin family protein, translated as MTKCYLIGMGGTGAKCLESFVHLAAAGLIGHDVWIGMVDQDESNGNVTRTKNLLRNYGGLHTSLRSGDNDLGQSPFLRSKVDFPTETDGAQGASTAVWAPAPGVPNLSELFSEALMVPDLKNLFHTFFDGQDRQTKLDVGFRGRPYLGATALQSKSLSGAAFWNDLLGSLNLVRSGLKVRIFLVASIFGGTGASGMPILARKLWERVKNMDNGDSFKVGGCMMLPYFSFPQVQGDGAFMNSSDFLGQTQGALKYYHHLFRDESFAQKRLFESLYFVGWNPLIPLDYEQIGNRGQENPSLLPELYAALSAARFFTKDESGYFYTSCPGVKETLSWNALPGMSVDHGDREIGLKHGLGSLCRFAFAFLNAYGPYMGRKEHEAYRGQPWRQKLIDEARVDLSVDANAETLRNLHGYCRDVLGWLAALCHLPLGEDNRTALVEAMAFAEKPAKVTRGQPPLRPAEQFDRKSFANLVHDAPASDLAGVFWRVNQGQPPARANGLGRFVGALHEACQIS; from the coding sequence ATGACAAAATGCTATCTGATAGGCATGGGCGGCACTGGGGCCAAGTGCCTGGAGTCATTCGTCCATCTGGCCGCAGCCGGCCTGATCGGCCACGACGTGTGGATCGGCATGGTCGACCAGGACGAGTCCAACGGCAACGTGACGCGGACCAAAAACCTGCTCAGGAACTATGGCGGCCTGCACACCAGCCTGCGCAGCGGCGACAACGACCTGGGCCAGAGCCCGTTTTTGCGCTCCAAGGTCGACTTCCCCACCGAGACCGACGGCGCGCAGGGGGCCTCCACCGCCGTGTGGGCCCCCGCGCCCGGCGTGCCCAATCTTTCGGAGCTGTTCAGTGAAGCACTGATGGTCCCCGACCTGAAAAACCTCTTTCACACCTTTTTTGATGGACAGGACCGCCAGACCAAGCTCGACGTGGGCTTTCGCGGCCGACCCTACCTGGGGGCCACGGCCCTGCAATCCAAAAGCCTCAGCGGCGCGGCCTTTTGGAACGACCTGCTGGGCAGCCTCAACCTGGTGCGCTCGGGCTTGAAGGTGCGCATTTTTTTGGTGGCCTCGATCTTTGGCGGCACGGGGGCCTCGGGCATGCCCATCCTGGCCCGCAAGCTGTGGGAGCGGGTCAAAAACATGGACAACGGCGACAGCTTCAAGGTGGGCGGCTGCATGATGCTGCCTTACTTCAGCTTTCCCCAGGTGCAGGGCGACGGCGCGTTCATGAATTCCTCGGACTTCCTCGGCCAGACCCAGGGCGCGCTGAAGTACTATCATCATTTGTTCCGGGACGAGTCCTTCGCCCAGAAACGCCTGTTCGAGAGCCTCTATTTCGTGGGCTGGAACCCGCTGATCCCACTGGACTACGAGCAGATCGGCAACCGTGGCCAGGAGAATCCCTCGCTCTTGCCCGAACTCTACGCCGCCCTGAGCGCGGCGCGTTTTTTCACCAAGGACGAAAGCGGCTATTTCTACACCAGTTGCCCCGGGGTCAAGGAGACCCTTTCGTGGAACGCCCTGCCGGGGATGAGCGTCGACCACGGCGACCGGGAGATCGGCCTCAAGCACGGCCTTGGCTCGCTGTGCCGTTTCGCCTTCGCCTTCCTCAACGCCTACGGGCCCTACATGGGCCGCAAGGAGCACGAGGCCTATCGGGGCCAGCCGTGGCGGCAAAAGCTCATCGACGAGGCGCGCGTGGACCTGTCCGTGGACGCCAACGCGGAGACGTTGCGCAACCTGCACGGCTATTGCCGCGACGTCCTGGGCTGGCTGGCCGCCCTGTGCCACCTGCCCCTGGGCGAGGACAACCGCACCGCATTGGTGGAGGCCATGGCCTTCGCCGAAAAGCCGGCCAAGGTCACCCGCGGCCAACCGCCCCTGCGGCCGGCCGAACAGTTCGACCGCAAGTCCTTCGCCAACCTGGTCCACGACGCGCCGGCTTCCGACTTGGCCGGGGTGTTCTGGCGGGTCAACCAGGGCCAGCCGCCGGCCCGCGCCAACGGTTTGGGGCGCTTCGTCGGCGCGCTGCACGAGGCCTGCCAAATCAGTTGA